Proteins co-encoded in one Papaver somniferum cultivar HN1 chromosome 5, ASM357369v1, whole genome shotgun sequence genomic window:
- the LOC113278283 gene encoding uncharacterized protein LOC113278283 isoform X1 — MCLLMLQSYNHAFGACPSFANEKKGEMGAGRKKKTNPLPERVVRHPSVNCSVTARNLRTDELGGVILGCTRHTMNECLTNKIFGLPAFHILYIRKIKPGFTLFLFNYSDRKMHGIFEAASNGEMNINPYGWSEDGQELTKYPAQVRICVRKQCKSLLEDQYKPVLIDNYYTEHHFWFELDRTQTGNLVSLFESLHIDKPKLDSKHDNQVESERVSERNVPQLKQPNVAIMSRAKVPQYTSQWNVLQDVNSDAGENEEEEDDTHFSMGTNLKLGSSSATPFEKENEEEAVYQKLLQIVNEREKKDIPFKEENEEELHKPLQLVNERDEENSHWICRRNVSRWFRDIPLSGYVALVFVVLWLGLRLCSKE; from the exons ATGTGCTTGTTGATGTTACAATCTTACAATCATGCGTTTGGTGCCTGCCCGTCATTTGCAAACGAGAAAAAGGG AGAAATGGGGGCGGGGAGGAAGAAAAAGACGAACCCTTTACCGGAAAGAGTTGTGCGGCATCCAAGTGTTAACTGCAGTGTAACAGCAAGGAATTTGAGGACTGATGAACTTGGAGGCGTCATACTTGGCTGTACAAGGCACACCATGAACGAATGCCTCACTAACAAGATATTTG GTTTACCAGCTTTCCATATCTTATACATAAGGAAGATCAAACCTGGGTTCACGCTTTTCTTGTTCAATTACTCTGATCGAAAAATGCATGGAATTTTTGAAGCTGCAAGCAATGGGGAAATGAATATCAACCCATATGGATGGAGTGAAGATGGTCAAGAGCTTACTAAATATCCTGCGCAG GTTCGCATTTGTGTCAGAAAGCAATGCAAGTCACTGTTGGAAGACCAGTACAAGCCAGTACTCATAGACAACTACTACACTGAACATCATTTTTGGTTTGAACTTGACCGTACTCAGACCGGTAATTTGGTCTCACTGTTTGAATCCTTGCACATTGATAAGCCGAAACTGGATTCTAAACATGATAATCAAGTTGAAAGTGAGAGAGTCTCAGAGCGCAATGTGCCTCAATTGAAACAGCCTAATGTAGCAATTATGTCTCGAGCTAAGGTTCCACAATATACATCACAGTGGAACGTTCTGCAGGACGTGAACTCCGACGCTGGTGAAaatgaagaggaagaggatgaCACTCATTTCTCCATGGGAACCAATTTAAAATTAGGTTCATCAAGTGCTACTCCATttgagaaagaaaatgaagaggAAGCCGTCTACCAAAAACTACTGCAGATAGTTAATGAAAGAGAGAAGAAGGATATTCCATTCAAGGAAGAAAATGAAGAGGAACTCCATAAACCACTGCAGTTGGTTAATGAAAGAGATGAGGAAAACAGTCATTGGATTTGCAGAAGAAACGTCTCAAGGTGGTTTAGAGATATACCTTTGTCAGGTTATGTAGCTTTGGTGTTCGTCGTACTTTGGCTGGGTCTGAGACTTTGCAGTAAAGAGTGA
- the LOC113278284 gene encoding uncharacterized protein LOC113278284, producing MMIKMKKKGSTGCSTTTTMMIGMTAFAVSVLLYLIHRLSTGFLFNINDSISSPSALSKLTEKYQGIFKSELIKEKTHDDHDLMNIIEKQPTYEEHQPKPKPNQFIIINCDTSHDRYDLCILNSTTTLDPTNSTFYVDNDSSSVITTPPNKTIHKIRPYPRKWENFTMARIKELTIVTTSTKIDCQIQHQAPALVFSAGGYTGNLFHDFNDGFIPLFVTIRSAFPNGIAPILVVSHCREWWLKKYAELLRQFSPYPIINLDNDSKTHCFPSTTTVGLISHGYMTINPTLLPNSDSFLDFRKLVGSAYDTKTSHYNQQAPSRPRLVLTSRTGRSRVILNQAEVILLAKEVGFEVSVFEPNEHTSLKQAYKLINSSHVMVGVHRAALTHSLFLRPKSILIQVVPVGIDWLAETCFGKSAKDMGLEYMECRINVNESSLVDKYGKDHLVLKDPKAVMKDNLSHTKDIYLNDQNVNVDLVRFRRYLTSAYKKAKIFMDEL from the exons ATGATGATCAAGATGAAGAAAAAAGGTTCTACTGGTTGTAGTACTACGACAACTATGATGATCGGGATGACAGCTTTTGCCGTATCCGTCTTGCTTTACTTAATTCACCGTCTTAGTACTGGTTTCTTATTCAACATCAATGATTCGATTTCGTCGCCATCAGCGTTATCAAAGTTGACGGAGAAATATCAAG GAATTTTTAAATCCGAACTGATCAAGGAAAAAACTCATGATGATCATGACTTGATGAATATCATCGAAAAACAACCAACATATGAAGAACACCaacccaaaccaaaacccaaccaATTCATCATTATCAACTGCGATACAAGTCACGATCGGTATGATCTTTGCATATTAAACAGCACAACAACCTTAGACCCAACAAATTCAACTTTTTACGTAGACAATGACTCATCATCAGTAATTACCACACCACCTAATAAAACAATTCATAAAATCAGACCATACCCAAGGAAATGGGAGAATTTCACAATGGCACGTATCAAGGAACTAACCATCGTCACAACATCTACGAAAATCGACTGCCAGATCCAACACCAAGCTCCAGCTCTTGTATTCAGTGCAGGTGGATACACAGGAAATCTCTTCCATGACTTCAACGATGGATTCATCCCACTTTTTGTAACTATCCGGTCAGCGTTCCCCAATGGGATTGCCCCTATCCTCGTCGTCTCTCATTGTCGTGAATGGTGGCTTAAAAAGTATGCTGAGTTACTTAGACAATTCTCTCCTTACCCGATTATAAACCTCGACAACGATTCTAAAACTCATTGTTTTCCATCTACAACTACTGTAGGTCTCATTTCTCATGGTTACATGACTATAAACCCAACATTGTTACCCAACTCCGATTCATTTCTAGATTTTCGAAAACTAGTTGGATCTGCCTACGACACAAAAACAAGTCATTATAATCAGCAAGCGCCTTCCAGACCGCGTCTAGTACTAACGAGTCGAACAGGTAGAAGTCGTGTCATTTTGAACCAAGCTGAAGTTATATTACTAGCAAAAGAAGTTGGTTTCGAAGTATCGGTATTTGAACCGAATGAGCACACATCATTAAAACAAGCTTACAAACTGATAAATTCAAGTCATGTGATGGTTGGTGTTCATAGAGCTGCATTGACACACTCATTGTTTCTTAGACCGAAGTCGATTCTTATACAAGTGGTACCAGTTGGGATAGATTGGCTTGCCGAGACGTGTTTTGGTAAGTCGGCTAAAGATATGGGGTTAGAGTATATGGAGTGTAGAATTAATGTAAATGAGAGTAGTTTGGTGGACAAGTATGGAAAGGATCATTTGGTTTTGAAAGATCCTAAGGCGGTCATGAAAGATAATTTGTCGCATACTAAGGATATTTATTTGAATGACCAGAATGTTAACGTTGATTTGGTTAGGTTTAGAAGGTACCTGACGAGTGCATACAAGAAGGCGAAAATTTTCATGGATGAACTGTAA
- the LOC113278283 gene encoding uncharacterized protein LOC113278283 isoform X2, which translates to MGAGRKKKTNPLPERVVRHPSVNCSVTARNLRTDELGGVILGCTRHTMNECLTNKIFGLPAFHILYIRKIKPGFTLFLFNYSDRKMHGIFEAASNGEMNINPYGWSEDGQELTKYPAQVRICVRKQCKSLLEDQYKPVLIDNYYTEHHFWFELDRTQTGNLVSLFESLHIDKPKLDSKHDNQVESERVSERNVPQLKQPNVAIMSRAKVPQYTSQWNVLQDVNSDAGENEEEEDDTHFSMGTNLKLGSSSATPFEKENEEEAVYQKLLQIVNEREKKDIPFKEENEEELHKPLQLVNERDEENSHWICRRNVSRWFRDIPLSGYVALVFVVLWLGLRLCSKE; encoded by the exons ATGGGGGCGGGGAGGAAGAAAAAGACGAACCCTTTACCGGAAAGAGTTGTGCGGCATCCAAGTGTTAACTGCAGTGTAACAGCAAGGAATTTGAGGACTGATGAACTTGGAGGCGTCATACTTGGCTGTACAAGGCACACCATGAACGAATGCCTCACTAACAAGATATTTG GTTTACCAGCTTTCCATATCTTATACATAAGGAAGATCAAACCTGGGTTCACGCTTTTCTTGTTCAATTACTCTGATCGAAAAATGCATGGAATTTTTGAAGCTGCAAGCAATGGGGAAATGAATATCAACCCATATGGATGGAGTGAAGATGGTCAAGAGCTTACTAAATATCCTGCGCAG GTTCGCATTTGTGTCAGAAAGCAATGCAAGTCACTGTTGGAAGACCAGTACAAGCCAGTACTCATAGACAACTACTACACTGAACATCATTTTTGGTTTGAACTTGACCGTACTCAGACCGGTAATTTGGTCTCACTGTTTGAATCCTTGCACATTGATAAGCCGAAACTGGATTCTAAACATGATAATCAAGTTGAAAGTGAGAGAGTCTCAGAGCGCAATGTGCCTCAATTGAAACAGCCTAATGTAGCAATTATGTCTCGAGCTAAGGTTCCACAATATACATCACAGTGGAACGTTCTGCAGGACGTGAACTCCGACGCTGGTGAAaatgaagaggaagaggatgaCACTCATTTCTCCATGGGAACCAATTTAAAATTAGGTTCATCAAGTGCTACTCCATttgagaaagaaaatgaagaggAAGCCGTCTACCAAAAACTACTGCAGATAGTTAATGAAAGAGAGAAGAAGGATATTCCATTCAAGGAAGAAAATGAAGAGGAACTCCATAAACCACTGCAGTTGGTTAATGAAAGAGATGAGGAAAACAGTCATTGGATTTGCAGAAGAAACGTCTCAAGGTGGTTTAGAGATATACCTTTGTCAGGTTATGTAGCTTTGGTGTTCGTCGTACTTTGGCTGGGTCTGAGACTTTGCAGTAAAGAGTGA